A single Oryza brachyantha chromosome 8, ObraRS2, whole genome shotgun sequence DNA region contains:
- the LOC102710719 gene encoding uncharacterized protein LOC102710719, which translates to MMKKSCFLALFLLLHALASQGTWCGAEGTYVINGAHLRPHLQVGELHVTEGKKLGQEHEHTHHDEVKIPMRMAIAHRGGSAGGVGGGTRAGGTSVGGRNVNGAADTRPHTGRSSAAAMPAPTSILALAFACAIAVSACSF; encoded by the exons ATGATGAAGAAAAGCTGCTTTCTTGCTCTCTTCCTCCTACTGCACGCCCTTGCCTCCCAGGGCACATGGTGTGGTGCTGAGGGAACCTACGTGATTAATGGAGCTCATCTGAGACCTCATCTCCAGGTTGGAGAATTGCATG TCACTGAAGGCAAGAAGCTTGGCCAAGAACACGAACACACACACCATGATGAGGTGAAGATTCCCATGAGAATGGCCATAGCTCACAGGGGtggcagcgccggcggcgtcggcggcggcactaGGGCCGGCGGCACAAGCGTCGGCGGGAGGAATGTCAACGGAGCTGCTGACACGCGGCCGCACACCGGgaggagcagcgcggcggcgatgccggCGCCGACGTCTATCTTGGCGCTGGCTTTCGCCTGTGCCATTGCTGTCTCAGCTTGCAGCTTCTAA
- the LOC102710427 gene encoding uncharacterized protein LOC102710427, which translates to MKKGSLALFFLLLTIASQGIWCAADRSHRINGAHLRPHLQAEELHVAEGKKPLEIQVPRKLGQADEHRRYHEAKVPKRMAIAHKGGSTGGGTTGGASNVNGGPASHAGRKSAASLPVPATASILALAFTCAIVLSAFSF; encoded by the exons ATGAAGAAAGGTTCTCttgctctcttcttcctcctacTCACCATTGCCTCCCAGGGAATATGGTGTGCTGCTGACAGAAGCCACAGGATTAATGGAGCTCATCTGAGACCTCATCTCCAGGCTGAAGAATTACACG TCGCTGAAGGCAAGAAGCCCCTGGAGATTCAGGTTCCCAGGAAACTTGGCCAAGCAGACGAACACAGACGGTACCATGAGGCGAAGGTTCCCAAGAGAATGGCCATAGCTCACAAGGGTGGCAGCACGGGCGGCGGCACAACCGGTGGCGCCAGCAATGTCAATGGCGGACCGGCGTCACACGCTGGGAGGAAAAGCGCGGCGTCGCTGCCGgttccggcgacggcgtccatCCTGGCACTGGCCTTCACCTGCGCCATTGTTCTATCAGCTTTCAGCTTCTGA